A region of Burkholderia lata DNA encodes the following proteins:
- a CDS encoding putative bifunctional diguanylate cyclase/phosphodiesterase codes for MKTHYARMTRLASNAAPARNPELLAAQYRVFAGQIPVSYLILISSTWSLAITHLRSTPWWLSVAIPAAMTLAALARLLHWHRTRLLEPTPDTVMRALTVTNWLVVPVAVTFTTWALLLFPYGDAWQKAQVAFYLAITVIGCIFSLMYLRTAALSVAVIVNVAFIVFFISTGQPTLVATAVNMAFVSAALIAVISVNYRGFLRTVDAQAESRMREQAQTRLMRMIDDMPVAVMTADPETFRINYLNATSRNLLRTIEHLLPIRADDALGASIDFFHPHPQHQRRLLADPANLPHRARIGLGPEVLDIQVSAVRDADGRYIGPMLSWSIVTQQAEAEARIHQLAHHDSLTGLPNRATFLAEFDASLRRSDKVLGLLFIDLDGFKLINDACGHSAGDEVLRQVGERLRGQCPEPGMMLGRIGGDEFAVLLRDTDADRAMGAAARLVDTLVAPYAPSPDRQFRIGASIGCVLAPDHGNDGGVLLSRADMALYAAKKAGKGTYRMFSPDMETSAQERVALESKLRVALDENQGLYVFYQPIVDVRTRQITTREALLRWHHPRAGWISPGRFIPVAERGGLIDRLGRFVLEQACREAARWPDGARVAVNVSAGQLGHGTIVPTFAAALAGAGLTPDRLEIEVTETALLHDEGKAIADLRALRSMGVRVALDDFGTGFSSLAHLRAFPFDKIKIDGSFVRDAVTRPDCAAVVRAVADLGKRLGVTTVAEGVETEEQLACITDAGCREVQGFLIGRPAPGEQDAPAIRWIERAALAAQATARQA; via the coding sequence ATGAAAACCCACTACGCACGGATGACAAGACTGGCAAGCAACGCGGCGCCGGCCCGGAACCCGGAGCTGCTCGCGGCGCAATACCGGGTATTCGCCGGCCAGATCCCGGTGTCGTACCTGATCCTGATCTCGAGCACCTGGAGCCTCGCCATCACGCACCTGCGCAGCACGCCGTGGTGGCTGTCGGTCGCGATCCCGGCCGCGATGACGCTCGCGGCGCTGGCGCGGCTGCTGCACTGGCACCGCACCCGGCTGCTCGAGCCGACGCCGGACACCGTGATGCGCGCGCTCACGGTCACGAACTGGCTGGTGGTCCCGGTCGCCGTGACGTTCACCACCTGGGCGCTGCTGCTGTTCCCGTACGGCGACGCGTGGCAAAAGGCCCAGGTCGCGTTCTACCTGGCGATCACGGTGATCGGCTGCATCTTCAGCCTGATGTACCTGCGCACGGCTGCGCTGAGCGTGGCCGTGATCGTCAACGTCGCGTTCATCGTGTTCTTCATCTCGACCGGCCAGCCGACGCTCGTCGCCACCGCGGTCAACATGGCCTTCGTGTCGGCGGCGCTGATCGCCGTCATCTCGGTCAACTACCGCGGCTTCCTGCGCACCGTCGATGCGCAGGCCGAATCGCGGATGCGCGAGCAGGCGCAGACGCGGCTGATGCGGATGATCGACGACATGCCGGTGGCCGTGATGACGGCCGACCCGGAGACGTTCCGCATCAACTACCTGAACGCAACGTCGCGCAACCTGCTGCGCACGATCGAGCACCTGCTGCCGATTCGCGCGGACGATGCGCTCGGCGCGTCGATCGACTTCTTCCACCCGCACCCGCAGCACCAGCGCCGCCTGCTCGCCGATCCGGCGAACCTGCCGCATCGCGCGCGCATCGGGCTCGGGCCGGAAGTGCTCGACATCCAGGTCTCGGCCGTGCGCGACGCCGACGGGCGCTACATCGGCCCGATGCTGTCGTGGTCGATCGTCACGCAGCAGGCCGAGGCGGAGGCGCGCATCCACCAGCTCGCGCATCACGATTCGCTCACGGGCCTGCCGAACCGCGCAACCTTTCTGGCCGAATTCGATGCGAGCCTGCGCCGCTCGGACAAGGTGCTCGGGCTGCTGTTCATCGACCTCGACGGCTTCAAGCTGATCAACGACGCGTGCGGGCATTCGGCGGGCGACGAGGTGCTGCGCCAGGTCGGGGAACGCCTGCGCGGGCAGTGCCCCGAGCCGGGGATGATGCTCGGGCGCATCGGCGGCGACGAATTCGCGGTGCTGCTGCGCGACACCGACGCGGACCGCGCGATGGGCGCGGCCGCGCGGCTCGTCGACACGCTCGTTGCTCCCTATGCACCGTCGCCCGACCGCCAGTTCCGCATCGGTGCGTCGATCGGCTGCGTGCTGGCGCCGGATCACGGCAACGACGGCGGCGTGCTGCTGTCACGCGCGGACATGGCGCTCTATGCGGCCAAGAAAGCCGGGAAGGGCACCTACCGGATGTTCTCGCCGGACATGGAAACGAGCGCACAGGAGCGGGTCGCGCTCGAATCGAAGCTGCGCGTCGCGCTGGACGAGAACCAGGGGCTGTACGTGTTCTACCAGCCGATCGTCGATGTCCGCACCCGCCAGATCACGACGCGCGAGGCGCTGCTGCGCTGGCATCACCCGCGCGCCGGCTGGATTTCGCCGGGCCGCTTCATTCCGGTGGCCGAGCGCGGCGGCCTGATCGACCGGCTCGGCCGCTTCGTGCTCGAGCAGGCCTGCCGGGAGGCGGCGCGCTGGCCCGACGGCGCGCGCGTCGCCGTCAACGTGTCGGCGGGGCAGCTCGGCCACGGCACGATCGTGCCGACCTTCGCGGCCGCGCTGGCCGGCGCGGGGCTCACGCCCGACCGGCTGGAAATCGAAGTGACGGAAACCGCGCTGCTGCACGACGAGGGCAAGGCCATCGCGGACTTGCGCGCGCTGCGTTCGATGGGCGTGCGTGTCGCCCTCGATGACTTCGGCACGGGCTTCTCGTCGCTCGCGCATCTGCGCGCGTTCCCGTTCGACAAGATCAAGATCGACGGCAGCTTCGTGCGCGATGCGGTCACGCGCCCGGACTGCGCAGCTGTCGTGCGCGCCGTTGCCGATCTCGGCAAGCGTCTCGGCGTGACGACTGTCGCGGAAGGCGTCGAGACGGAAGAGCAACTGGCGTGCATCACGGATGCCGGCTGCCGCGAGGTGCAGGGCTTCCTGATCGGCAGGCCCGCGCCGGGCGAGCAGGATGCGCCGGCCATCCGCTGGATCGAGCGGGCCGCGCTGGCGGCGCAGGCTACGGCCAGGCAGGCGTAA
- a CDS encoding FecCD family ABC transporter permease yields MSDAVLQELVPGRIRAASLLDYRRLTRRRAAALVVVALLIVVSVLFDLSSGPSGMPVSTLLRTLVERTGADPAARVIVWQIRLPYAAMAVLVGAALGLSGAEMQTILANPLASPYTLGVSAAAAFGASLAIVLDVTIPGIAQTWVVSANAFVFAFLSALVLDAVARWRGMNTTGVVLMGIALVFAFHALVSLMQFIASSDALQGLVFWTLGSLARADWPKLAVLGTALAIALPLSMRHAWTLTALRLGEDRAASFGVDVKRVRLATLLRVSALSALAVSFVGTIGFVGLIAPHLARTLFGEDHRFYLPGSLLLGALMLSLASIASKLIVPGVLIPVGIVTALVGIPLFLGIVVRSQGGQA; encoded by the coding sequence ATGAGCGACGCCGTGCTTCAGGAACTCGTTCCTGGCCGTATCCGGGCCGCGAGCCTGCTCGACTACCGCCGGCTCACACGGCGACGCGCGGCCGCGCTCGTCGTCGTTGCATTGCTGATCGTCGTGTCGGTGCTGTTCGACCTGTCGTCCGGGCCGTCCGGGATGCCGGTTTCGACGCTGTTGCGCACGCTCGTCGAACGCACGGGTGCCGATCCGGCCGCACGTGTGATCGTGTGGCAGATTCGCCTGCCATATGCGGCGATGGCCGTGCTCGTCGGCGCGGCGCTGGGGCTGTCCGGCGCGGAGATGCAGACGATCCTCGCCAATCCGCTCGCCAGCCCGTACACGCTCGGCGTCTCGGCGGCCGCCGCGTTCGGCGCGTCGCTCGCGATCGTGCTCGACGTGACGATTCCCGGCATCGCGCAAACCTGGGTCGTGTCGGCGAACGCGTTCGTTTTCGCGTTCCTGTCCGCGCTGGTGCTCGATGCGGTCGCGCGCTGGCGCGGAATGAACACCACCGGCGTCGTGCTGATGGGCATCGCGCTCGTGTTCGCGTTCCATGCGCTCGTCTCGCTGATGCAGTTCATCGCGTCGTCCGACGCGCTGCAGGGGCTCGTGTTCTGGACACTCGGTTCGCTCGCGCGCGCCGACTGGCCGAAGCTCGCCGTGCTCGGCACGGCACTCGCGATCGCGTTGCCGCTGTCGATGCGTCACGCGTGGACGCTGACTGCGCTGCGGCTCGGCGAGGATCGTGCGGCGAGCTTCGGCGTCGACGTGAAGCGCGTGCGGCTCGCGACGCTGCTGCGGGTATCGGCGCTGTCCGCGCTTGCGGTGTCGTTCGTCGGCACGATCGGCTTCGTCGGTTTGATCGCGCCGCATCTCGCGCGCACGCTGTTCGGCGAGGACCATCGCTTCTATCTGCCCGGCAGCCTGCTGCTCGGCGCGCTGATGCTGTCGCTCGCGTCGATCGCATCGAAGCTGATCGTGCCGGGCGTGCTGATCCCGGTCGGGATCGTCACCGCGCTGGTCGGCATCCCGCTGTTCCTCGGCATCGTCGTGCGGTCGCAGGGAGGGCAAGCATGA
- a CDS encoding sensor histidine kinase gives MRRMTLRVWPDSLFGRLVAILAAGMFAGQMLTGTIWFDTHDNRMLEIPARLFASRLADTLRLVDAAPDPAARDAVIAALGDARYRLKRIDAPSPAGTLNFAQHATAGLIAGVLSRRLGADVPFRLVESALHDDAGHHAGPLSLFDSQMPTGEFHVQVGLPSGGWLDVRADEGQAGMHGMPASLVFDYLLRLYLIRFVAVCAVAFVAVRFALKPLTQLARAAEALGRDMHRPPLAVDGPSEVRRAAESFNAMQQQLIDSFAGRARFLGAVSHDLRTPLTRLRLRTEMLPDPEWRDRLRGDLDEMESMVRGALDAVRGVEVTEPRCDIDLDSMLEGLAEDARDIGQAVTIGGHAAAPVSGFARNLKRCLQNLLDNAAHYSGGAPVTIDVRDGKEAVRIVVSDTGPGLPDDWLERVFEPYRRGKHADLDDGGTGLGLTIARSIATLHGGTLILRNRSSGGLDAVLALPRERA, from the coding sequence ATGAGGCGCATGACGCTGCGCGTGTGGCCCGATTCGCTGTTCGGGCGGCTCGTCGCGATCCTCGCGGCCGGCATGTTCGCCGGGCAGATGCTGACCGGCACGATCTGGTTCGACACGCACGACAACCGCATGCTGGAAATTCCGGCGCGTCTGTTCGCGAGCCGGCTCGCCGATACGCTGCGGCTCGTCGACGCCGCGCCGGACCCGGCCGCGCGCGACGCGGTCATCGCCGCGCTCGGCGACGCACGCTACCGGCTCAAGCGCATCGATGCGCCGTCGCCCGCCGGCACGCTGAATTTCGCGCAGCACGCAACGGCCGGCCTGATTGCCGGCGTCCTGTCGCGGCGGCTCGGTGCCGATGTGCCGTTTCGCCTCGTCGAATCTGCGTTGCACGACGACGCAGGCCATCATGCCGGCCCGCTGAGCCTGTTCGATTCGCAGATGCCGACGGGCGAATTCCACGTGCAGGTCGGTTTGCCGTCGGGCGGCTGGCTCGATGTGCGCGCCGACGAAGGCCAGGCCGGCATGCATGGGATGCCCGCGTCGCTCGTGTTCGATTACCTGCTGCGGCTTTACCTGATCCGTTTCGTTGCCGTGTGCGCGGTCGCGTTCGTCGCGGTGCGCTTCGCGCTGAAGCCGCTCACTCAGCTTGCACGTGCCGCCGAAGCGCTCGGCCGCGACATGCATCGGCCGCCGCTGGCCGTCGACGGGCCGTCGGAAGTGCGCCGCGCGGCCGAGTCGTTCAACGCGATGCAGCAGCAGTTGATCGACAGCTTCGCCGGGCGCGCGCGCTTTCTCGGTGCGGTGTCGCACGACCTGCGCACGCCGCTCACGCGCTTGCGGCTGCGTACCGAGATGCTGCCCGATCCCGAGTGGCGCGACCGGCTGCGCGGCGATCTCGACGAAATGGAATCAATGGTGCGCGGCGCGCTCGACGCGGTGCGCGGCGTGGAAGTGACGGAGCCGCGCTGCGACATCGATCTCGATTCGATGCTTGAGGGGCTTGCGGAAGATGCGCGCGACATTGGCCAGGCGGTCACGATCGGCGGGCACGCGGCGGCGCCGGTGTCGGGCTTCGCGCGCAACCTGAAACGCTGCCTGCAGAACCTGCTCGACAACGCCGCGCACTACAGCGGCGGCGCGCCGGTGACGATCGACGTGCGCGACGGCAAGGAGGCCGTGCGCATCGTCGTCAGCGATACCGGCCCCGGCCTTCCCGACGACTGGCTCGAACGCGTGTTCGAACCGTACCGGCGCGGCAAGCACGCCGATCTCGACGACGGCGGCACGGGGCTGGGGCTCACGATCGCGCGCAGCATCGCGACGCTGCACGGCGGCACGCTGATACTGCGCAATCGGTCCAGCGGCGGGCTCGACGCGGTTCTTGCGCTGCCGCGCGAGCGTGCGTGA
- a CDS encoding ABC transporter substrate-binding protein: protein MAIFRQAWGRRACIGAIAWMVGATVAHATAAAAEPVPAVSPAPVAVTDLAGRTVRVPAQAPRRILLGESRLLSAVALLDGAQPLARIVGWQGDLPLMDPQTYDAYAQAFPQIRRIPLIGQATEDSISAEKALSLKPDLAIFSLGGHGPSRYNALVKQLEATGTTVVFVDFRLHPLQNTLPSIALLGAVMHRTGQANAYATFYRAHLARIESVVNRIPDAQRPKVFVDLLAGVWDAGCCHTAGNGNFGEFVTAAGGRNIATGLLPGVLGDISMEQAIAARPDVYIATGSRTKPGLASLRVGARTSAHDAAASLAQLAARPGFDAIKAIHDGRVHGISHNYYDSPYNILAIEAFAKWFYPQQFKDLDVHATQAELHRRFLAIAPQGAEWVDAPLPAATSQAAR from the coding sequence ATGGCAATTTTCAGACAGGCGTGGGGGCGGCGTGCGTGCATCGGCGCAATCGCATGGATGGTCGGCGCGACCGTTGCACACGCAACGGCGGCGGCGGCCGAGCCGGTTCCCGCGGTGTCGCCCGCGCCGGTGGCCGTGACCGATCTGGCGGGCCGCACGGTGCGCGTCCCGGCCCAGGCGCCGCGCCGGATCCTGCTCGGTGAGAGCCGGTTGCTGTCGGCGGTCGCGCTGCTCGACGGCGCGCAGCCCCTCGCGCGCATCGTCGGCTGGCAGGGCGACCTGCCGCTGATGGACCCGCAGACCTACGACGCGTACGCCCAGGCGTTTCCGCAAATCCGCCGCATCCCGCTGATCGGCCAGGCAACCGAGGACAGCATCAGCGCCGAGAAGGCGCTGAGCCTGAAGCCCGATCTCGCGATCTTCAGTCTCGGCGGGCATGGCCCGAGCCGCTACAACGCGCTCGTGAAGCAGCTGGAGGCGACCGGCACGACGGTCGTGTTCGTCGATTTCCGGCTACATCCGCTGCAGAACACGCTGCCGAGCATCGCGCTGCTCGGCGCGGTCATGCACCGCACCGGGCAAGCGAATGCGTACGCAACGTTCTATCGTGCGCATCTCGCGCGCATCGAGTCGGTCGTGAACCGGATTCCCGACGCGCAGCGGCCGAAGGTGTTCGTCGACCTGCTCGCGGGCGTGTGGGATGCCGGCTGCTGTCACACGGCCGGCAACGGCAATTTCGGCGAGTTCGTGACGGCCGCGGGCGGCCGCAACATCGCCACGGGGCTGCTGCCCGGCGTACTCGGCGACATCAGCATGGAGCAGGCGATCGCCGCGCGTCCCGACGTGTACATCGCGACCGGCAGCCGCACGAAGCCGGGGCTCGCGTCGCTGCGCGTCGGCGCTCGGACGAGTGCGCACGATGCGGCGGCGAGCCTCGCGCAGCTCGCCGCGCGACCGGGTTTCGATGCGATCAAGGCGATCCACGACGGCCGCGTGCACGGCATCTCGCACAACTACTACGACTCGCCGTACAACATCCTCGCGATCGAAGCGTTCGCGAAGTGGTTCTATCCGCAGCAGTTCAAGGATCTCGACGTGCATGCGACGCAGGCCGAACTGCATCGCCGCTTCCTTGCGATCGCGCCGCAGGGCGCCGAGTGGGTCGACGCGCCGCTGCCGGCTGCCACGTCGCAGGCGGCACGATGA
- a CDS encoding radical SAM protein → MFTGILGTERERASPMPVDTGFDRNAFREYPLDGALLRFHPATGTHVRIENAATHHLRRLAPRVAMFGITNKCNLSCDFCSRDTRRDSAWSVQSAAEVLRGLSEAGTLEVAFGGGEPFAFRGFAELIDILHDTTPLALNVTTNGTLIRRNTYAPYAGRFGQVRVSLYDEVRWRDAGTVLSEYGQRWGANLIVDDAVLPGLPARLAELATLGCQDVSLLSYIGPDLRRHLSPRGRAQLAAIVQDSPIACRLSVCFGDAIPVPRLFDGADGSGDCGAGLDFVSITPDQRMQGCSFHDGGLPATRAEEILHGWRNERARLEQPSARRGCARRNAGASRSRSTPSVSVWQAFSGNNSGECVMVAKFETLADADAYLAQLLPSWTPDAEYSSEWKRLFKEEAVACPGLSGGGSPRELAAIGRSVIATGYEADDLFPELRALAWKKGAYVVPDGIHAHDVFLLAAVRASSADDARNLAGLTPHPAARTWLHGDVILVTLELQGDSVPGELVETRQWLTAYAAGRPLAAELVFDDVDEAAMLSVMKRLGAEISRTARLALHFGWRDDSGQKAVRFAQMIVEGQTNVAGKCVLVSGLERRKRLAVLAYRQGAHVSALDGEEVRVSAYFAVPGAKPQKGRRAEPGEIDIGRVREALHQRFPGGMRFDVKAGYRRDTAYVNIVTADPGYAFAQLDQLAAWLGATLSVGVHEVDPLAFAVRRVIADVRS, encoded by the coding sequence GTGTTCACGGGGATCCTGGGCACCGAAAGAGAGAGGGCCTCGCCGATGCCGGTTGACACGGGTTTTGATCGCAATGCATTCAGGGAATATCCGCTGGATGGCGCACTGCTGCGCTTTCACCCCGCGACGGGAACACACGTCCGGATCGAGAATGCAGCGACCCACCACTTGCGGCGCCTCGCCCCTCGAGTCGCAATGTTCGGGATCACGAACAAGTGCAATCTGTCCTGCGATTTTTGCTCGCGCGACACGCGGCGCGATAGCGCCTGGTCCGTCCAGTCGGCCGCGGAAGTCCTTCGCGGCCTCAGCGAAGCGGGAACGCTAGAAGTCGCCTTTGGCGGCGGCGAGCCATTTGCATTCCGTGGCTTCGCCGAGTTGATCGACATCCTCCATGACACCACGCCGCTTGCGCTGAACGTCACGACCAACGGAACGCTGATCCGGCGAAACACGTATGCGCCCTACGCCGGCCGCTTCGGTCAGGTCCGCGTCTCGCTCTACGACGAGGTGCGCTGGCGCGACGCGGGCACGGTCCTGTCGGAATACGGACAAAGGTGGGGTGCAAACCTGATCGTCGACGACGCCGTGCTGCCGGGGCTTCCCGCACGGCTGGCTGAACTGGCCACGCTGGGTTGCCAGGATGTCTCGTTGTTGTCTTACATCGGCCCCGATCTGCGCAGGCACCTTTCGCCACGCGGACGGGCGCAGCTGGCGGCGATCGTGCAGGACTCGCCGATTGCGTGCCGCCTGTCGGTGTGCTTCGGCGATGCGATTCCCGTACCCAGGCTGTTCGATGGAGCAGATGGAAGCGGCGACTGCGGCGCAGGTCTGGACTTCGTTTCCATCACGCCTGATCAACGCATGCAGGGCTGCTCGTTCCATGACGGCGGCCTGCCTGCGACCCGTGCGGAGGAAATCCTGCATGGGTGGCGGAACGAGCGTGCGCGTCTCGAGCAGCCAAGCGCGCGGCGCGGCTGTGCACGTCGCAACGCAGGCGCCAGTCGATCCCGGTCCACGCCATCGGTCAGTGTGTGGCAGGCATTCTCCGGCAATAACAGCGGCGAGTGCGTGATGGTCGCGAAGTTCGAAACCCTCGCAGACGCGGACGCCTACCTCGCCCAACTGCTGCCGTCATGGACACCGGATGCCGAGTACTCGTCCGAGTGGAAGCGCCTGTTCAAGGAAGAAGCGGTGGCGTGCCCGGGATTGTCGGGCGGAGGATCGCCTCGCGAGCTGGCGGCGATCGGCCGCTCGGTGATCGCGACGGGATACGAAGCAGACGACCTGTTCCCGGAGTTGCGCGCGCTGGCCTGGAAGAAAGGCGCATACGTCGTGCCCGACGGAATCCACGCCCATGACGTGTTCCTGCTGGCAGCGGTGCGTGCGTCGAGCGCCGATGACGCGCGCAACCTGGCCGGCCTCACGCCCCATCCGGCCGCCAGGACCTGGCTGCATGGCGATGTCATCCTCGTCACGCTCGAATTGCAGGGGGACAGCGTGCCGGGTGAACTCGTCGAGACTCGACAATGGCTCACCGCCTATGCGGCCGGGCGCCCGCTTGCCGCGGAGCTCGTGTTTGACGACGTGGACGAGGCGGCCATGCTGTCGGTCATGAAGCGGCTCGGTGCGGAAATCAGCAGAACGGCAAGGCTTGCGCTGCATTTCGGATGGCGTGACGATTCCGGCCAGAAGGCGGTTCGATTCGCGCAAATGATCGTCGAGGGGCAGACGAACGTCGCAGGCAAATGCGTATTGGTGTCGGGCCTCGAGCGGCGCAAGCGGCTGGCCGTGCTGGCCTATCGGCAGGGTGCGCATGTCAGCGCCCTCGACGGCGAGGAAGTACGTGTCAGTGCCTATTTTGCCGTGCCGGGTGCCAAGCCTCAAAAGGGCCGGCGTGCGGAACCCGGCGAGATCGATATTGGCCGGGTTCGCGAAGCGCTCCACCAACGGTTTCCGGGCGGCATGCGTTTTGATGTCAAGGCGGGATATCGTCGAGACACGGCCTACGTGAACATCGTCACCGCGGACCCCGGATACGCTTTCGCTCAGCTCGACCAGCTTGCAGCGTGGTTGGGTGCCACGCTTTCCGTCGGGGTTCACGAGGTCGATCCGCTGGCGTTTGCGGTTCGGCGCGTGATCGCGGACGTGCGGTCCTGA
- a CDS encoding response regulator: MDHILVIDDDPNIRTLLGDYLRAMNYRVTLAENGLQLRQALGTSTVDLVVLDLMLDGEDGLDLTRDLRQRHDVPIVILSARGGLLDRILGLEMGADDYLPKPFDPRELVAKIKVVLRRTRAIPGTRRTEASSRVSFAGWHLDTRMKQMMSPDGVVVSLGGSDYRTLRALLDHPNRPLSREFLLDRVFGKELAPLDRSIDVCVSRLRHHLKDAARNAALIRTVRNEGYMLVADVVHDA; encoded by the coding sequence ATGGACCACATCCTTGTCATCGACGACGATCCGAACATTCGTACGCTGCTCGGCGACTACCTGCGCGCGATGAACTACCGCGTCACGCTGGCCGAGAACGGCTTGCAGCTTCGGCAGGCGCTCGGGACGTCGACCGTCGATCTCGTCGTGCTCGACCTGATGCTCGACGGCGAGGACGGTCTCGACCTCACGCGCGACCTGCGGCAGCGCCACGACGTGCCGATCGTGATCCTGAGCGCGCGCGGCGGCCTGCTCGACCGGATCCTCGGCCTCGAGATGGGCGCGGACGACTACCTGCCGAAGCCGTTCGATCCGCGCGAGCTCGTCGCGAAGATCAAGGTCGTGCTGCGCCGCACGCGTGCGATTCCGGGCACGCGGCGCACGGAAGCCTCGTCGCGTGTCAGCTTCGCCGGCTGGCATCTCGATACGCGGATGAAGCAGATGATGTCGCCCGACGGCGTCGTCGTGTCGCTCGGCGGCTCGGACTACCGCACGCTGCGCGCGCTGCTCGATCACCCGAACCGGCCGCTGTCGCGCGAGTTCCTGCTCGATCGCGTGTTCGGCAAGGAGCTTGCGCCGCTCGATCGCTCGATCGACGTGTGCGTGAGCCGGCTGCGCCACCACCTGAAAGACGCCGCGCGCAATGCGGCGCTGATCCGCACGGTCCGCAACGAGGGGTACATGCTCGTCGCGGATGTCGTGCACGACGCGTGA
- a CDS encoding ABC transporter ATP-binding protein: protein MSGLTIEGLTVRYGRRDVLASLSAGPLPRGRITALLGPNGSGKSTLLRTLAGLTRAASGSLALDGTPPFVPGLRDARSHGVVYLPQTLPAGVRLQVLESVVVARRATRQGFMPAGRGGSEEGDDTVALALLARLGIDALALRTLDELSGGQRQLVGLAQALARDPQVLLLDEPLSALDLNHQHQVMAALRDITRERQLVTVVVLHDISAALRGCDRAMLLHRGRIARFGTPEDVVTPAGLADVFGVAARIERCSHGQLQVLIDGLAAHDPVAAPSR, encoded by the coding sequence ATGAGCGGGCTGACGATCGAAGGGTTGACCGTGCGTTACGGGCGGCGCGACGTGCTCGCGTCGCTGAGCGCGGGGCCGTTGCCGCGCGGCCGGATCACCGCGCTGCTCGGCCCGAACGGCAGCGGCAAGTCGACGCTGCTGCGTACGCTCGCCGGGCTGACGCGTGCTGCGTCGGGCTCGCTCGCGCTCGACGGCACGCCGCCGTTCGTCCCGGGGCTGCGCGATGCGCGTTCGCATGGCGTCGTGTACCTGCCGCAGACGTTGCCGGCCGGCGTGCGCCTGCAGGTGCTCGAATCGGTCGTCGTCGCGCGCCGCGCGACACGGCAGGGCTTCATGCCGGCCGGTCGCGGCGGGAGCGAAGAGGGGGACGACACGGTCGCACTCGCGTTGCTCGCCCGGCTCGGCATCGATGCACTCGCGCTACGCACCCTCGACGAACTCTCCGGCGGCCAGCGCCAGCTCGTCGGCCTCGCGCAGGCGCTCGCCCGCGATCCGCAGGTTCTGCTGCTCGACGAACCGCTGTCGGCACTCGATCTGAATCACCAGCACCAGGTGATGGCCGCGCTGCGCGACATCACGCGCGAACGGCAGCTCGTGACGGTCGTCGTGCTGCACGACATCAGCGCCGCGCTGCGAGGTTGCGACCGCGCGATGCTGCTGCACCGCGGCCGCATCGCGCGCTTCGGTACGCCGGAAGACGTCGTGACGCCGGCCGGCCTCGCCGACGTGTTCGGCGTCGCCGCGCGCATCGAGCGCTGCTCGCACGGCCAGCTCCAGGTGCTGATCGACGGGCTCGCCGCCCACGACCCGGTTGCCGCCCCATCGCGCTAG